In Trifolium pratense cultivar HEN17-A07 linkage group LG7, ARS_RC_1.1, whole genome shotgun sequence, a genomic segment contains:
- the LOC123900139 gene encoding uncharacterized protein LOC123900139 encodes MEDYVYAPESYFHFSLSLSLSLRLSLSLRKKDPLLQRSSSPPTPPANSSSLLRSPPTNSLTSEKSNMNRSRISVEAPKRLPITDKWIQMEFKAEKFYYSYKRMRHESSYGNDEDFHAAFYEGKDKIYFPTCWYQRHAPRIGETVVIKDEHGNNFIAFVNKGDKPYLEFNQTKLRLMYQLTVFGLIKLKLVDENKFEMKVMGHYLGKIDTNDPAKYYGHWGYDPMWILEISESMATEGKPLMIPDSVVDIIYHGSVAYELEVSISETTECYTWEVQHTGVNFLIAGGWVDFLKNQVKKGIKKMFFYNDGAKSTVILRSTDGCWAWS; translated from the exons ATGGAAGATTACGTTTATGCCCCTGAAtcatattttcacttttctctttctctttctctttctcttcgtCTTTCTCTTTCTCTGAGGAAGAAGGATCCTCTTCTCCAACGATCCTCTTCTCCACCCACACCACCGGCGAACTCATCTTCTCTTCTCCGCTCACCCCCGACGAACTCATTGACTTCAGAG AAATCCAACATGAATAGATCACGTATTTCAGTAGAAGCTCCTAAACGATTGCCAATTACCGACAAATGG ATACAAATGGAATTCAAAGCAGAAAAGTTTTACTATTCCTATAAGAGGATGAGACATGAGT CATCTTATGGAAATGACGAGGACTTCCATGCTGCATTTTATGAAGGAAAG GACAAAATCTATTTTCCTACTTGTTGGTATCAAAGACATGCTCCCCGTATTGGGGAAACTGTAGTAATCAAAGATGAACATGGGAACAACTTTATTGCTTTTGTAAACAAAGGTGACAAACCATACCTAGAGTTTAACCAAACAAAACTCAGGTTGATGTACCAGCTAACAGTTTTTGGTTTAATTAAACTAAAGTTAGTTGATGAAAATAAGTTTGAGATGAAAGTTATGGGACATTACCTAGGAAAAATAGACACAAACGATCCAGCTAAATATTATGGTCATTGGGGTTATGATCCAATGTGGATTTTGGAGATTTCTGAATCCATGGCAACAGAAGGGAAACCTTTG ATGATACCTGACTCTGTGGTGGATATCATTTACCACGGCtcagtagcttatgagcttgaGGTGTCCATCTCCGAGACAACTGAATGCTATACTTGGGAAGTGCAACATACGGGTGTGAATTTTCTAATAGCGGGTGGATGGGTCGATTTTTTAAAGAACCAAGTCAAAAAAGGGattaagaaaatgtttttctACAACGATGGTGCAAAATCTACCGTGATTTTGAGAAGTACTGATGGCTGCTGGGCTTGGAGCTGA